In the Topomyia yanbarensis strain Yona2022 chromosome 3, ASM3024719v1, whole genome shotgun sequence genome, one interval contains:
- the LOC131693814 gene encoding uncharacterized protein LOC131693814: MKPRLSSGLLALMLGLSVCLQVLQASAKNTDSSSNTDYHYADEYDDDEDYDYNYSYQDQNPKAAADNDKLSSTTTSSTTPTTTQAPPVTSKSTAAPLWSDEDVVREVYPCPRECSCEDGTQFLNCSQRSLTEIPQNLPRDVIRLDLSRNNIKQVPVDAFLNCTDVREILLDQNVIEEIDKEVFAGLVRLDLIGLAGNQIAHLTPDTFVEAHSLRRLVLNENPLVVPDDGPLLVQEELEELELASCNFTELNHQTFGGLEGLKSLNLAGNVFDEDLSTDVFEPLVNLQRLHLPPLSEETVRDLCDVIKSIDVVDITTHNISCFYLASETSYEESIITQRPITPEPKREPTKDSDDLDATSTAKPARKMITEENEIILNKEEMQSTTEHTTKATSRRTISTTTRTATTTTTKTTSSSTAPPTVSGPSSASITHPAAADDDDDVKKESTPEAGKPSMLAAISSETMKQLLMGIIGAGVLILIAGIVCRRTGLKNKICGSKRRPAPTDQVRPAEEVPLNKV; encoded by the exons ATGAAGCCCAGACTAAGCAGTGGATTATTAGCGTTGATGCTGGGATTGAG CGTATGCTTGCAGGTCCTTCAAGCTTCTGCGAAAAATACTGACAGCAGCAGCAATACCGACTATCACTACGCCGACGAGTATGACGATGATGAAGACTATGACTACAACTACAGCTACCAGGATCAGAACCCGAAGGCAGCCGCTGACAATGACAAATTGTCATCGACCACCACATCCAGCACCACACCAACTACCACTCAAGCCCCACCGGTAACCAGCAAATCGACAGCTGCTCCGCTGTGGAGTGACGAGGATGTCG TACGCGAGGTCTACCCCTGTCCCCGAGAATGCTCCTGTGAGGATGGCACACAGTTTCTCAACTGTTCACAACGGTCACTGACCGAGATTCCGCAGAATTTGCCACGGGACGTCATCCGGTTGGATCTTAGCCGAAACAACATCAAACAGGTTCCCGTCGATGCGTTCCTAAATTGCACCGATGTACGGGAGATTTTGCTAGATCAGAACGTGATTGAAGAGATCGACAAGGAAGTGTTCGCCGGTTTGGTCCGTCTTGATCTGATAGGGTTGGCAGGTAATCAGATTGCACACCTAACACCGGATACTTTTGTGGAGGCGCACTCTTTGCGAAGATTGGTGCTTAACGAGAATCCGCTCGTTGTTCCCGACGATGGACCACTGTTGGTGCAGGAAGAACTGGAAGAGCTAGAGTTGGCCAGTTGTAACTTCACGGAATTGAACCATCAAACCTTTGGTGGATTGGAAGGGCTTAAGTCGCTGAATTTGGCCGGGAATGTGTTTGATGAG GACCTCAGCACCGACGTGTTCGAACCGCTGGTGAACCTCCAACGGCTGCATCTGCCACCCCTTTCCGAGGAGACCGTACGGGATCTGTGTGACGTGATCAAATCGATCGATGTCGTAGACATCACCACGCATAACATCAGTTGCTTCTATCTCGCCTCAGAAACATCCTACGAAGAAAGTATCATCACTCAACGTCCGATCACTCCCGAACCGAAAAGGGAACCAACAAAAG ATTCGGATGATCTTGACGCCACCAGTACGGCGAAACCAGCGAGAAAAATGATCACAGAGGAAAATGAAATCATTCTAAACAAAGAGGAAATGCAAAGTACTACGGAACACACGACCAAAGCCACATCGCGAAGGACAATCAGCACCACGACAAGAACTGCCACCACCACTACCACCAaaaccaccagcagcagcactGCTCCTCCAACAGTCAGTGGACCTTCGTCGGCCTCGATCACTCACCCGGCGGCAgcagacgacgacgacgacgtcaAGAAGGAATCTACTCCCGAGGCTGGGAAACCTTCCATGCTCGCCGCGATCAGTTCGGAAACGATGAAACAACTGCTGATGGGAATCATCGGAGCCGGTGTGCTGATTCTGATTGCTGGTATCGTGTGTAGGCGTACGGGACTGAAAAACAAAATCTGCGGATCCAAACGGAGGCCTGCACCGACGGATCAGGTGCGACCAGCCGAGGAGGTTCCTCTGAATAAGGTTTAA